In Deefgea piscis, the DNA window CGAATAATTGGTTTTGGAGAAGTCTTTCAGCAGCAGCTCATACGGCAAGCCCATACTGGCGGCGATTTGCCGCATCACTGCAACGGTGAAGGCTTCAAATTGCGCCGCAGGTCGCGCGGGCATAAATGGCGCCATTTTTTCGCCCGGATACAGCGGGATAATGCTGCCGCTTTTCAGTTTGGAGCGGTTTTTATTGCGCTTTGCCATCACATCATTGACGCCATCAGTACCGCCAAACATTTCTAGCAGCCCTTCAGAATCCATCGGCGTTTCAATGAAAGCGGCCATCATAGCGTTGATGACCGCAGCATCGAGCTCTGCACCGTTGTACTTATCAAGCTGGCGAAACTGCTGCAATACCGAAGAAATCAGTGGCTTGCCACGTGCTTGGCCAGCGCGATCTTTATCAAATAAATGAATAACCCGAGGCCGCCCCCAGTTGGTTCTGGCCGGAATACGCTCCCATTCACCTGCCACTGAACCCGCGATTCCAACATAATCACCGGGATGCGTTTTACGGATCCAATATGCTTGGGGTGCGCCGTAGGTATCAAATTCAATACCGCCGCGCAGGGTGGCCGAATCAGGCTGACCATTTGGATTACACAGTCGATCGGCTTCGACCAATTGAAATGTCGTTGCAAATCGACTACCTGGGCGCTTTAGCCACAAGGGCAATGCAATAGCATCACCATTGAGCAATTGCGAGCGGAACATCAGCTCGGTGAGCCCCGCGAAATTAAGCGATAAACCCGCGTCGCAAAACGTCGATTTAGTCCACTCGCGCCACAGGGTTTCAACATTACGTTGCCAAGCCAGTGCCCAAGCGGCGTCTTTACCCAACGTTTTCCAATCGGGTAACGCCGATAGGCGTAGACCAATACCAACAACGTTATCAACTAAGGTTTGTACGCCCGAGGCGGCAATGCCGTTATTGCGGCTAATGTCGCGGGAACGGGCGACCAAAGTCCCCAATTCGGGTAACAAATCCGCATCGGCGCTGCCAGCCATTGGCAACCACGACGCCATTTGCGGTGTCGACAT includes these proteins:
- a CDS encoding phage portal protein; this translates as MQTGSKHSSLSQQLRMNASSHTGASMSTPQMASWLPMAGSADADLLPELGTLVARSRDISRNNGIAASGVQTLVDNVVGIGLRLSALPDWKTLGKDAAWALAWQRNVETLWREWTKSTFCDAGLSLNFAGLTELMFRSQLLNGDAIALPLWLKRPGSRFATTFQLVEADRLCNPNGQPDSATLRGGIEFDTYGAPQAYWIRKTHPGDYVGIAGSVAGEWERIPARTNWGRPRVIHLFDKDRAGQARGKPLISSVLQQFRQLDKYNGAELDAAVINAMMAAFIETPMDSEGLLEMFGGTDGVNDVMAKRNKNRSKLKSGSIIPLYPGEKMAPFMPARPAAQFEAFTVAVMRQIAASMGLPYELLLKDFSKTNYSSARAALLEAWRYFRSRREKLADYWAQVVYELWLEEAINAGKVEGTDFYQQRAAYTRSKWIGPGRGWVDPLKEIQAADVRLKSGISTLEAECAEQGSDWEEILEQQAREKAKRAELGLPDPMHPEIPIALDGTATEKEAVPGVVEEAADV